CGTCGATGCAGGCGTTGCCAGCCCTAATGCCTGGCGGCGAGTCCGCATCCGCCATTGCCAGGCTACAAAAATGACTAACGCTAATGCGCCAATACCAAAACCTATACCGTCAGGCAGGTAACTTTGCCCAATTTGAGACATCGCAGCGCTGGTAGGTGAAACGGTCGTGCCATTGGTAATCCCAATCAGCACGCCGCGAAACGCCAGCATCCCGGCAAGCGTGACGATAAATGACGGCACTTTACGATATGCCACCCACCAACCATTCCACGCCCCCAAAATCAGGCCGAGGAGTAACGTTACAACGATAGTCAGCGGCAAAGGCCACCCTAGCCAGACGTCAAAAATTGCTGCCACGCCGCCCAGCAGGCCCATCATTGAGCCCACAGAAAGGTCAATTTCTGCCGAGATAATGACAAACACCATGCCTACCGCCAGAATCCCGGTGATCGCCGTTTGGCGTAGCAGGTTAGAAACATTTCGGGCGCTGAGATAAGCGCCATCGGTGGTCCAGGTGAAAAACAGCATGATCACAACGATCGCGGCGATCATGACAAAAACCTGAAGGTTAAGCGCCCGCAAGCTCGCAAAAGGTGACGCCGGGGGTGCCGTGAGTTTCATTTCAGACGGATTGCTTTTCGACATGCTTTTCACTCCTCAGTGCGGCTTCCATTACCTGCTCCTGGGTCAGATTATGGTTTACCAGGTCAGCTTTGATTCGCCCTTCGTGCATCACCAAAACTCTGTCGCTCAGGCCGAGCACTTCCGGCAGTTCAGAAGAGATAACAATCACCGCGATCCCCTGCTGAACCAGTTGATTAATCAGTTTGTAGATTTCGTATTTCGCCCCGATATCAATCCCGCGAGTGGGTTCATCGAGAATCAGAATGCGCGGGTTGAGCAGCAGGCAGCGCGCCAGAATCGCTTTTTGCTGATTGCCTCCGCTCAGGCGGCCAATCGCCAGATCGGGTGAAGAGGTTTTTACTTTCAGTCGCCCAATTGATTGCAGGATGCAGTTAAGTTCTGCGGCATCATCAAGATGGGATAACGCGCCAGAAAATTGGCTTAGTGCGGCAAGCGTGATGTTTTGCCCAACCGCCATCACCGGCACGATGCCATCTTTTTTACGATCTTCAGGCACCATCGCAATACCGTGGGCAATGGCTTGTTGGCAATTACCGAGCACGACGGGCTGGTTATCAATGAAAATATGGCCTTCAGATTTACCCGGCCAGACGCCAAACAAACATTGCACCGCTTCAGTACGCCCGGCCCCCACCAAACCCGCAATCCCCAAGATTTCGCCTTTATGCAGTGAAAACGAAATATCGTTCACCCGTTTGATATGCCGGTTAACCGGATGCCAGGCGGTGAGATGCTCCACGCGCAGGATTTCATCCCCGATGTGGTGAGGTTCATTGGGGTAAAGCGCCGTGAGCTCACGCCCGACCATCATAGTGATGATGTCTTCCTCACTCATTAGCGCCGCATCACGTGTGCCAATCGGCTTGCCGTCGCGGATAACGCAGATGGAGTCAGAAATGGCTTTCACTTCATTGAGCTTGTGGGAGATATAAATGCAGGCGATACCGTGCGCTTGCAGGTCGCGAATGATCCCCAGAAGCACCGCCGTTTCTTGCTCGGTTAGTGAAGCGGTAGGTTCATCAAGAATCAGCAAGCGCACCTGTTTATTCAGCGCTTTGGCAATTTCAACCAGCTGCTGCTGGCCCAATCCGAGGGAGCCCACGCGCGTATCCGGAGAAATATTTAAACTCACCTGCGCCAGGAGTTTCTGGCAACGCAGCGTCATGCTGTCGTAATCCAGTACCCCATGACGTGATATTTCAGCGCCGAGGAAAATATTCTCCAGCACCGTCAAATGCTTAACCAGTGCCAGCTCCTGGTGGATAATCGCAATACCTTTGCGTTCAGTATCACGGATATGGCTGGCCTGAAGTTTTTCACCGGCAAACCAAATTTCACCTTCGTAGCTACCAAAGGGGTAAATGCCGCACAGCACTTTCATCAGCGTGGATTTTCCTGAGCCGTTTTCACCGCAAAGCGACATCACTTCACCAGCATTAACGGACACGCTGACGCTATCCACGGCCTTCACGACACCAAAGGCTTTGGTGATATTTTTCATTTCCAGTAAACAAGGCATAGCCCCTCCTTTACCTCTTTTAAGGGTATCGCCCGTGCAAAGCATGCCGCACGGGCGCAGCGGGTTACAGCTCGTTCTTTTTGTGGAAACCGTCTGCCACAACGGTGGTATCAATATTGGATTTATCCACTTCGATTGGCGTCAGAAGGCGGGAAGGGACATCCTTAACACCGTTATTCAGTTTGGCGTCGGAGGCAGGTTGTTTGCCCTCGCCCAATTCCACCGCAATTTCAGCAGCGGTATTCGCAAGTTTGGTAATGGGTTTGTATACCGTCATAGTTTGGGTACCGGCGATGATGCGCTTAACCCCTGCTAAGTCCGCATCCTGCCCGGAAATTGCCACTTTACCCGCTAACCCTTGGGCACTGAGCGCCTGAATTGCACCGCCCGCTGTTGCATCGTTTGATGCCACAACCGCATCAATTTTGTTGTTATTGGCCGTCAGCGCATTCTCCATAATTTTCAGCGCATTTTCTGGCAGCCAACCGTCAGCCCATTGATCGCCGACGACTTTTATTTTCCCACTCTCAATATAAGGTTTTAATACTTTCATCTGGCCTTCACGGAATAGCTTGGCATTATTATCTACAGGCGAGCCGCCCATTAAGAAATAATTACCAGAAGGCACTTTATTAACAATGCTTTGGGCTTGTAACTCGCCGACTTTTTCATTATCAAAAGAGATATAATAATCAATGTCGGCATTATTAATCATGCGATCGTACGCTAATACTTTTATCCCTTCTCTTTTTGCTTCGGCAATCACATTACTTAATACCTGGCCGTTGTAAGGAATAATGACCAGGACATCAACACCACGGTTAATCATGTTTTCGATTTGCGACATCTGCGTCTCTTCATTGCCGTTGGCAGACTGAACAAACACCTTCGCCCCTAGCGATTCGGCTTTTTTAACAAAAATATCGCGGTCTTTCTGCCAGCGTTCAAGACGTAAATCATCTATCGCCATACCGATTTTAACTTCTTTAGCGATACCGCTGATGCTGGTTAGAACGAGTGAGGCACACAACGTTAGCAAGAGGTTCTTAATCTTCATTTTCATCTTTTTATACCTGTGTAGGGTGGGATAAATCGGATTAAAAATTATTAACAGCTATCGACCGGAGGGAATTGTTGTCTGTGAATAGTGATTCAGCAATTACAGATATTTATCTTCTTATTACGTTTTTTTGTTTAATTGTTAATTTATGATGGCGATCGTATTTTAAATTAACAAAGTCATGTGTTGCGGTATTTATTGGAATAACACTCGAGATATTAGCTTGCTTATTTTCACCATTTTTTGCGAGACAGCGCACATTTGAGCATTCTCTTAATCGCAGTGTGAAATAACGTAATTGAGCAACGTCCAAGGAAAATAGAGGATGGTTACAGAATCGCTTACTTGCCGTTCCCCTGATTACGGAGTCAATTATGCAAGCCTATTTCGACCAACTTGATCGTGTACGTTTTGAAGGCCCTAAAACCACTAACCCACTGGCATTCCGCCATTACAATCCTGATGAAATCGTTCTTGGCAAACGCATGGAAGAGCACCTGCGCTTTGCGGCATGTTACTGGCATAACTTCTGCTGGAACGGTGCGGATATGTTCGGCGTTGGCTCGTTTGAACGTCCGTGGCAGCAGCCCGGTGACGCGCTTGCGTTGGCAAAAGGCAAAGCCGATGTGGCCTTTGAGTTTTTCCACAAACTCAACGTGCCGTATTACTGTTTCCACGATGTAGACGTTTCTCCGGAAGGGGCATCGCTCAAAGAGTATTTGAATAACTTCGCGCACATGACCGATGTGCTGGCGCAAAAACAGCAAGAAACCGGTGTGAAACTGCTGTGGGGTACGGCTAACTGCTTTACCAATCCACGTTACGGCGCGGGTGCGTCCACCAACCCTGATCCGGAAGTGTTCTCCTGGGCGGCTACGCAAGTCGCCACGGCGATGAATGCTACACACAAGCTGGGTGGGGAAAACTATGTCTTATGGGGTGGGCGTGAAGGTTACGAATCCCTGCTGAATACCGATCTGCGCCAGGAACGCGAGCAAATTGGCCGCTTCATGCAGATGGTCGTTGAGCATAAACACAAAATCGGTTTCCGCGGCACGCTGCTTATCGAACCGAAACCGCAAGAGCCAACGAAACATCAGTACGATTATGATGTTGCCACCGTCTACGGCTTCCTGAAACAGTTTGGTCTGGAAAAAGAGATCAAAGTAAATATTGAAGCCAACCACGCAACGCTTGCCGGTCACTCGTTCCATCACGAAATCGCCAGCGCCATTGCGCTGGGCATCTTCGGCTCTGTTGACGCCAACCGCGGCGATCCGCAGTTGGGTTGGGACACCGATCAGTTCCCGAACAGCGTGGAAGAGAACGCGTTAGTGATGTACGAAATCCTTAAAGCAGGCGGCTTCACCACCGGTGGCCTGAACTTTGACGCCAAAGTTCGTCGCCAAAGCACCGATAAGTACGATCTGTTCTATGGTCATATTGGTGCGATGGACGTGATGGCGCTGTCGCTGAAAATCGCCGCGCGTATGATTGAAGACGGTGAACTGGATAAGCGTGTCGCGAAGCGTTATGCCGGTTGGAACAGTGAGATTGGCCAGCAAATTCTGAAAGGGCAAATGTCGCTCGCACAAGTTGCACAGTATGCTGAACAGCATAACCTGGCACCGCAGCATCAAAGCGGGCATCAGGAACTGCTGGAAAACCTGGTAAATCATTACCTGTTTGATAAATAAAAACTCCTGATGGAGCCAAAGGGTGGATGGCGCATGCGCTTTTCCACCCGACTATTTCGAAACCAAACCTTCTGCAAGGAACGGCCACTATGTACATCGGAATCGATCTCGGAACATCAGGTGTGAAGGTCATTTTGCTCGGAGAGCAAGGCGAGGTGCTCGCTTCACGGACTGAAACGCTGAATGTGTCACGCCCGCACCCGTTATGGTCTGAGCAAGATCCAGAAGACTGGTGGCAAGCGACGGACAGGGCAATGAAAGCGCTCGGTGAACAGCATTCCCTGCAGGGCGTAAAAGCGCTGGGGATAGCCGGGCAAATGCACGGGGCTACACTGCTTGATAGCCAGCAGAAAGTATTGCGCCCGGCTATTTTATGGAACGACGGCCGCTGCGGAGAAGAGTGCGCCTTGCTTGAAGCCAACGTGCCGGAATCACGTGAGATTACTGGCAACCTGATGATGCCTGGTTTTACCGCGCCAAAACTACTCTGGGTTCAACGTCAAGAACCTGAAGTTTTCGCGCAAATCGATAAAGTGCTGTTACCGAAAGATTACCTGCGTCTGCGTATGACCGGTATTTTCGCAAGCGATATGTCCGATGCCGCAGGTACCCTGTGGCTGGATGTCGCGAAGCGAGACTGGAGCGACAAAATGCTCGACGCCTGCAAGCTAAGCCGCCAACAAATGCCGGATTTATACGAAGGTAGCGAAATTACCGGTATGCTCAAAGCAGACGTTGCCAGGCCGTGGAATATGCCCGCCGTGCCCGTCGTTGCAGGCGGTGGTGATAACGCCGCTGGAGCCGTGGGGGTGGGCATGATGGATGTCGGCCAGGCGATGTTATCGCTCGGAACATCAGGCGTTTACTTCGCGGTTAGCGATGGTTTTCGAAGTAAACCAGAAAGTGCCGTGCACAGTTTTTGCCACGCCTTACCCAACCGCTGGCATTTAATGTCCGTCATGCTGAGCGCCGCCTCCTGTCTTGACTGTGCCGCAAAACTGACCGGCATGGAAAGCGTACCAAAATTATTAGCCGCAGCCGAAAATGCCAACGAAGAAGCCGGAGATATCTGGTTCCTGCCGTATCTTTCGGGCGAGCGCACCCCCCACAATAACCCCCAGGCAAAAGGCGTTTTCTTTGGCTTAACCCATCAGCATGGGCCCGCCGAACTCGCTCGTGCGGTGCTGGAAGGCGTGGGTTATGCATTAGCGGATGGGATGGATGTGGTGCATTCCTGCGGTGTGACACCACAAAGCGTGACGCTAATCGGTGGCGGAGCGCGTAGCCCGTACTGGCGGCAAATGCTGGCAGATATAAGCGGGCAGACGCTGGATTATCGCACCGGGGGCGACGTGGGCCCGGCGCTTGGTGCTGCTCGTCTGGCCCAAATCGCAATGTCTCCGGAAAAACCGTTGCAAGCGCTGCTTCCGCAGTTGCCGCTTGAACAACGCCATCAACCCGATATGACCCGTCACGAAGTCTACACATCTCGCCGCAAAGTGTTTAACCAGATTTATCAGCAGTTGTTGCCGTTGATGTCGTGAGTTTTGACAGTTCGCTCTGGCAAATGACCAGAGCGAACGTCCCTTCTAGGATAAGAGCGAAAAGGCGATCATGCCGACCACGGCACCCGTAGTGCCGAGAATCGTTTCCATCATGGTCCAAGTTTTTAGGGTTT
This genomic window from Buttiauxella gaviniae contains:
- a CDS encoding xylose ABC transporter ATP-binding protein codes for the protein MPCLLEMKNITKAFGVVKAVDSVSVSVNAGEVMSLCGENGSGKSTLMKVLCGIYPFGSYEGEIWFAGEKLQASHIRDTERKGIAIIHQELALVKHLTVLENIFLGAEISRHGVLDYDSMTLRCQKLLAQVSLNISPDTRVGSLGLGQQQLVEIAKALNKQVRLLILDEPTASLTEQETAVLLGIIRDLQAHGIACIYISHKLNEVKAISDSICVIRDGKPIGTRDAALMSEEDIITMMVGRELTALYPNEPHHIGDEILRVEHLTAWHPVNRHIKRVNDISFSLHKGEILGIAGLVGAGRTEAVQCLFGVWPGKSEGHIFIDNQPVVLGNCQQAIAHGIAMVPEDRKKDGIVPVMAVGQNITLAALSQFSGALSHLDDAAELNCILQSIGRLKVKTSSPDLAIGRLSGGNQQKAILARCLLLNPRILILDEPTRGIDIGAKYEIYKLINQLVQQGIAVIVISSELPEVLGLSDRVLVMHEGRIKADLVNHNLTQEQVMEAALRSEKHVEKQSV
- the xylH gene encoding xylose ABC transporter permease XylH, with the protein product MSKSNPSEMKLTAPPASPFASLRALNLQVFVMIAAIVVIMLFFTWTTDGAYLSARNVSNLLRQTAITGILAVGMVFVIISAEIDLSVGSMMGLLGGVAAIFDVWLGWPLPLTIVVTLLLGLILGAWNGWWVAYRKVPSFIVTLAGMLAFRGVLIGITNGTTVSPTSAAMSQIGQSYLPDGIGFGIGALALVIFVAWQWRMRTRRQALGLATPASTGVVGRQAITAIIVLGAIWLLNDYRGVPTPVLILTLLLLAGMFMATRTAFGRRIYAIGGNIEAARLSGINVERTKLAVFAINGLMVAIAGLILSSRLGAGSPSAGNIAELDAIAACVIGGTSLAGGVGSVAGAVMGAFIMASLDNGMSMMDVPTFWQYIVKGAILLLAVWMDSATKRRT
- the xylA gene encoding xylose isomerase; amino-acid sequence: MQAYFDQLDRVRFEGPKTTNPLAFRHYNPDEIVLGKRMEEHLRFAACYWHNFCWNGADMFGVGSFERPWQQPGDALALAKGKADVAFEFFHKLNVPYYCFHDVDVSPEGASLKEYLNNFAHMTDVLAQKQQETGVKLLWGTANCFTNPRYGAGASTNPDPEVFSWAATQVATAMNATHKLGGENYVLWGGREGYESLLNTDLRQEREQIGRFMQMVVEHKHKIGFRGTLLIEPKPQEPTKHQYDYDVATVYGFLKQFGLEKEIKVNIEANHATLAGHSFHHEIASAIALGIFGSVDANRGDPQLGWDTDQFPNSVEENALVMYEILKAGGFTTGGLNFDAKVRRQSTDKYDLFYGHIGAMDVMALSLKIAARMIEDGELDKRVAKRYAGWNSEIGQQILKGQMSLAQVAQYAEQHNLAPQHQSGHQELLENLVNHYLFDK
- the xylB gene encoding xylulokinase; amino-acid sequence: MYIGIDLGTSGVKVILLGEQGEVLASRTETLNVSRPHPLWSEQDPEDWWQATDRAMKALGEQHSLQGVKALGIAGQMHGATLLDSQQKVLRPAILWNDGRCGEECALLEANVPESREITGNLMMPGFTAPKLLWVQRQEPEVFAQIDKVLLPKDYLRLRMTGIFASDMSDAAGTLWLDVAKRDWSDKMLDACKLSRQQMPDLYEGSEITGMLKADVARPWNMPAVPVVAGGGDNAAGAVGVGMMDVGQAMLSLGTSGVYFAVSDGFRSKPESAVHSFCHALPNRWHLMSVMLSAASCLDCAAKLTGMESVPKLLAAAENANEEAGDIWFLPYLSGERTPHNNPQAKGVFFGLTHQHGPAELARAVLEGVGYALADGMDVVHSCGVTPQSVTLIGGGARSPYWRQMLADISGQTLDYRTGGDVGPALGAARLAQIAMSPEKPLQALLPQLPLEQRHQPDMTRHEVYTSRRKVFNQIYQQLLPLMS
- the xylF gene encoding D-xylose ABC transporter substrate-binding protein gives rise to the protein MKIKNLLLTLCASLVLTSISGIAKEVKIGMAIDDLRLERWQKDRDIFVKKAESLGAKVFVQSANGNEETQMSQIENMINRGVDVLVIIPYNGQVLSNVIAEAKREGIKVLAYDRMINNADIDYYISFDNEKVGELQAQSIVNKVPSGNYFLMGGSPVDNNAKLFREGQMKVLKPYIESGKIKVVGDQWADGWLPENALKIMENALTANNNKIDAVVASNDATAGGAIQALSAQGLAGKVAISGQDADLAGVKRIIAGTQTMTVYKPITKLANTAAEIAVELGEGKQPASDAKLNNGVKDVPSRLLTPIEVDKSNIDTTVVADGFHKKNEL